The sequence below is a genomic window from Ipomoea triloba cultivar NCNSP0323 chromosome 2, ASM357664v1.
cagaaacgacgcgcagtggacgcgcgtccagcgtgcgtccacccgtgcgtccagcgcggaaaattggcggttgggcgagatttaaaaggggaattgagccatttttcaagggatccatcacacttcagttttagatcagtttagaatatttctctctctaggattagcctagagagatctcccccaattcgctcaacattcccaattcactccacattgcaattcttagtttagattagaattagagaagaattccattgtagcaagattgagatctacattcaatttcaagttcaaggtttaatttcaagctaagtcttccttttaatttcttgtcattacttttgcttttgctattttaatttcaagtatgattagatagatctttgtggatttggattgagcaatgttgtatggatattcttgagctttgaattgattaattaggttttgcaattgctttgactatgagtttgattgtgtgaatggtgatcttctttgactcttgtgtgggaatgatcaacctatatgagaggtgtttggagaaggagtctcacctacgagagtagggatactccttagcctagcctagcacgtttccttcccacctttgagaaaagggggattggaaggcaaatagcacaccatgtgttcgataatttacctcacctagcctagttgccatgagaatgggactatggactagatgataggccaatgaccacgagagtggcattggcatagttgtcttgcctcattttcattatctaagtgttgctagcctagtatcttaggaaatcaaggatacctatatgagttgcaagatccaaatcctcctttccaaattgattgtttccattgtttgttccttattttcctaatgtttcatgtgcattttcttactatgtttgggttagctttcaaacactaaacactcttgtgcttaatccccttaccgcttgaactccctccttgccatcctttgagaacgatactcgggaacttcttcccgttttaccacctattactttccatccaccgcgaaaactacacccttcaATATTGATTTGGAATAGAATGTTTGCCTCAATATTCTCAGAGAAGATTGGAAACATGTCCTCAACATTAATACTATTGTTTATGGCTTATACCATATTTTTGCAGTATCACTTGAATAATTGAACATCATggatttatatttgtttttttcgtAACTACAGTATAATTTCAAACTCCGTCCCTATCCTCTTGTAGGAACCAAATAACGAGGATCCACTCAACCATGATGTAGCTGCGGTGTTGGAAGACAATCTAAATAAGTAAAATACCatttttactcttatttttaaCGGTCCAAACATTTATTTATCTGAGAAGGAAAGAAATAACCACTTTAAAAACAATTGAATAGGATAAAGTGATTATATAACTAATACAGGGGGAAAATGTGCTATAAGTAAGAAAAAGAGTCATTTTCCTTAAAAACAATGAAGCATAATTCTTTGAGTGACAAAGAATgatttttaatagagtttaaggAGTTAAACACTTGCCCACGTTTTTCTCAACAGCGGAGAGTCATTTTTAATCGTTTCGAAATTCGgccaaactattattttattggtccatccatttcatcaggagCGGGGAGTCATTTCTGAAGACGACTATGGCACGGTCAGGAGCATCGGATTTAGTCGGCGCAGGCCAAATGGGCTCTGGAATTGCCCAACTCGCCGCCGTGAACGGCGTCGACGTATGCCTTCCGATACCCAAGTGGAACCTCTTAACAGAGCCCACAAATCCATCTCTACTAACATCCAACGCCTCGTCTCAAAAGCTCTACTTTCTGAGGTGAACTTCTTTgttaataatactccgtactatgTTATTTCATTAAATGGTAGTGAAAATCGCTTAATTCATTGGTTTTTAACTGTGTTTTGGTGGCCCCTTCAATAGGAACGAGGTGGTGATGCAATCAGGAGTCTAAAATGTTCACAGAATTTGGAAGATTTCCAGTGTGTGGATATTGTTATTGAGGCTATTGTGGAGTCTGAATCTGTGAAGAAAAAGCtgtttgtgatttgtgaagagCTCTGCAATATTGGCTTCTAACACAAGCTCTATCTCCATTACCCGTTTGGCATCTGCAACTAATCGTCCTACACAGAGGTTTACTTCACAGTTCATGTTCTCCTTGTACTAAGGCATTGCAGTAAAAAAAACCACCAAAAAACCCCTCCCTATTTGTTGAAAAACTATCTTAAGTTTTTAAGCCTGCAAAAAACTATTGAAAATCTCATATTAGGGATGCTCTAATGTGGTTGATTAGAATTTTAGACTAACATGTGCCCTCTTGAAATTCatgtaaattgtaattagatTTCTACTGCATGTAATTCCAAATTTCTttctcaattttatttcttgatgTGGTGGGCTCtgataaactattttattttcttgtagtcAGAATACAAGTATCTACATGAAAATTTGGTGTGTGAGAGTAAAAGTTAGGAGTATAAAGTGTGAGTACACAtagtaattttcttttaattatacaatttttatttttaaaattttaaatttaggatATGTTTGGGAatcaggaaaatgacttatgaaaaattagtcatttttcaaaaaacattttcatttctttggtTGCATTTTATAAAactgtttttgtgtttttggttcattttttagaaaataaacagaattgtataattaaaattttaattgttgttaACTAAAAAGATTTGACAACAACTATGTTTTGCCTagctattttttttccaaataacaatcaaaaaatatatttttttgaagtaTACTGGTTTTTGTCGGAAACCAGTAGAAACCTTGGCTTTCTTCCGCCATCTTCCGTTTTCTACCTGGACTGGTTTATGACAAAAACCAGTACAAACCAGACTGGTTTATGAGGAAACATTCTCAGAAGAAGTCAGGAAAAAGAAGCAGTTGGattcgaaaaatgacttcccaaaaaaAGGGAAgccatttttcaaaaaaaccaAGCTATTTCCCTTTGATcgaaatcatttttcattgacttCAATTTTCCATCATCTCTCAAACACTGAAAACCCTTATAGTGattttcataaatcattttttagggttttcaaacacacctaAAAGAAAATCACCATTCGTCATCAACCATTATTGTTTAAATTTGGCATTCTTTTGAAATATAGATTTGGAGATAgaggctttcaaaaaaaaaaaaaaaagatttggaGATAGAGGTTTCGTATTAGGAAAATgcatgattttttaaatttggcaTTCTTTTGAGATCTATATTTGGAGATAAAGGTTGCCAGGTCGCCTTCGTATAAGGAAAATGAAAGCGGCTTGACTACCTTCATATCCAAATTTGGACCTCATTTTTTAGTTCTATATTTGAAAAGCCACTAGATGTCGATGATAGCTGGACCTAGTTTGTAATTGTTGGTCGCCTTCGTATCAGGAAAATGAAAGCGTCTAGCTGgtaattgttttttaaataataataaccgTTTTTGAGTATTTAATACTGTCCCCACTAAGACTCAAACTCACAACCTCCCGTATAAGAGATTAACTTGGTACCTCCCGGTCCGTAAGGACAgcccaggtggtaagagtgctctatCTATaaccgagaggttggaggttcgatcctcaaaaccctaggtttgagccggtcagttatgggtaacctaggctggtttacctccttgtggtcctttggaggttcgatcctcaaaaccttaggtttgagccggtcagctatgagtaacctatgctagtttacctccttgtggtcctttggtTTAAAACTTGGTACCATTACACCACCTTGACAATAATACTAATAACCTAGCTAATTGTctattttatcaattaaaaaGGTGTCTTATTTGTTGGACTTTGTAGCCAATCGGCCCAATCTGACATTTTCTTTCAATTAAAAACAATGAAGCGTAATTCTTGAGggacaaaaaatgatttttaatagAGTTAAAGGAGTTCAAAGAACCTAAACACATGCCATCGTAATCGTTGTCGAAATGTCGGGCCAAACtatatattaaagtattatattggTCCGTAATCCATTTCATCAAGAGCGGGGACTCATTTCTGAAGACGACTATGGCGGCGATTAGGAGCATCGGGGTAGTCGGCGCAGGCCAAATGGGCTCTGGAATTGCCCAACTCGCCGCCGTGCACGGCGTCGACGTTTGCCTTTACGATACCGAAGCGGAAGCTCTTAACAGAGCCCACAAATCCATCTCTAGTAACATTCGGCGCCTCGTCTCAAAAGCTCTACTTTCTGAGGTGAACTTCTCCGTATTCTCTATTGATTTCtttatcaaaatcaaaattatatgtatggAAGAACAGAGCTGCAAAACTGTTCCGAACGGATTTGCTGTATCCTCGTACCTAACctaaattaaacatttatttaattctCGCACAATTATATAGTAATTGgagtaacaattttttttttggtttcctcGTACCTTATCTAAATTACaaagtataaaatttaattaatttctcgTGCAATTATGGATTATCGTCACCCCAGAAGAATTTTCTGCCATGGTCTGGAATTCTTTGTTAATAATACTCGGTACTatattaattcataaaattttagtGAAAATCGCTCTATTTGTTGgtttttaattgtgttttggTTTCCCTTCAATAGGAACGAGGTGGTGATGCAATCAGGCGTCTAAAATGTTCACAGAATTTGGAAGATTTCGAGTGTGTGGATATTGTTATTGAGGCTATTGTGGAGTCTGAATCTGTGAAGAAAAAGCTGTTTGTTGATTTAGACAAGATTGTGAAGAGCTCTGCAATCTTGGCTTCTAACACAAGCTCTATCTCCATTACCCGTTTGGCATCTGCAACTAATCGTCCTACACAGGTTTACTTCACAGTTCATGTTCTCCTTGTACATAGCTGTGACATACATCAGTATTTCATGTCTGTCAAAACGTTTGATTCTATCCATGGATACATGAACTTTGTTTAATTCAGTAAATTTAGTACTCAATATATTTGTGGCATGATTCCTCTACATTTGACCTATAAAAGGGAAACTGGTTGGAGAATTTTGGTTGTAGCAAGTTCACAGTTACATCCTTGGTTAAGCAGATATCTCTAATTTTGATTGCCTTCAGATTTTCTTCTTTTCGCATTCGGCAAACATAGCCATTATTGGTTAATAGTTTAATCTGCCTATCGACTTGCATTTTTAACAGTTACATTTCCTTTGTGCAGGTGATTGGCATGCATTTTATGAATCCTCCTCCCATTATGAAACTGGTTGAAATTATCAGGGGTGCAGATACATCGGATGAGACATATAATGTGACAAAGAGCTTGGCAGAAAGGTGCTTTACTGGAAAAactgttttaatttaatatttgcTGCAATACCTTGACATTCACCGTAGGGTGGGGTGGGCTGAAGGAAGGGTttgctttttttctttatttaactcAAATTATGACTGCCTATATAGGGGTAGAATCTCTTTCTTATGCAGTTCATTTTGTTTCACGGAAATCACAATACGACTATTGCTTGAAAAGTAGTACAGTTTTCTAACCTGTTAGGGCGGGACTTTCTTAACTTTTCTTGAGCTTTTCTTTGAGCTTGCACTCTCATAAATGACCATTCCCATTATAATATGGGAACAATTGGTTTTCTAAAAAACTCTCTTGCATCTTTTTTCTTGGAACtataaaactattatttttatgttgtttggtgcTGTGCCTATTCTTTACCTTCCCTGTCTCTACAAGGGAAAGAGTTTGCTTGATTTGAAGGACTAAATCCTGAACCAAGTTGCGGTTGTGGAttcgaacctcagtggaggcggtattgactctttgtgctttagtaggttgagaaagtagttatgaacagatactgcattgtaacagagtcagtaatactaaaaaaaaaatcttgactCTAATTGTGCTTCATATCAAAACCAGATTGTAAAGAATGGCTTTTGCAGGTTTGGCAAGACAGTTGTTTGCTCTCAGGATTACGCTGGCTTTATTGTAAATCGAATCTTGATGCCAATGATAAATGAAGCATTTTATACACTCTACAATGGAGTCGCGGCTAAGGAACACATTGATGCAGGAATGAAATTTGGAACGAACCATCCAATGGGTCCTCTGGAACTTGCAGATTTTATCGGGTTGGATGTTTGCTTGGCAATTTTGAAAGTCCTCCATGGCGGCTTGGGGGACACTAAATATGCTCCATGCCCTCTCCTTGTGCAGTATGTTGATGCAGGCAGACTTGGCAGAAAACGGGGCATTGGTGTGTATGATTACCGGAATGCACCCGGTGCCACAAGGCCTTCATCACGACTTTGAAATCTTGGGGTGCATATGGTTCAAATGTTCAATTTCACATCCCTAGAAATAAAGAATTTGTGGAGCTAGAATGATATTTGCAGAAGTATGGcaaaaaataaatcaatccTTGGAATTTGATATAGACTTGTAAATACTTTTATAAACTCTACAGTTTGGGGGTATTTGATTCAAATTTTTAGGAAGTATTTAAAAATCGACTTAGActtaagaatttttaaaaatttattggtatttatgg
It includes:
- the LOC116005147 gene encoding uncharacterized protein LOC116005147 isoform X2 translates to MPSDTQVEPLNRAHKSISTNIQRLVSKALLSEERGGDAIRSLKCSQNLEDFQCVDIVIEAIVESESIKKKLFVDLDKIVKSSAILASNTSSISITRLASATNRPTQVIGMHFMNPPPIMKLVEIIRGADTSDETYNVTKSLAERFGKTVVCSQDYAGFIVNRILMPMINEAFYTLYNGVAAKEHIDAGMKFGTNHPMGPLELADFIGLDVCLAILKVLHGGLGDTKYAPCPLLVQYVDAGRLGRKRGIGVYDYRNAPGATRPSSRL
- the LOC116005147 gene encoding uncharacterized protein LOC116005147 isoform X1, which codes for MAAIRSIGVVGAGQMGSGIAQLAAVHGVDVCLYDTEAEALNRAHKSISSNIRRLVSKALLSEERGGDAIRRLKCSQNLEDFECVDIVIEAIVESESVKKKLFVDLDKIVKSSAILASNTSSISITRLASATNRPTQVIGMHFMNPPPIMKLVEIIRGADTSDETYNVTKSLAERFGKTVVCSQDYAGFIVNRILMPMINEAFYTLYNGVAAKEHIDAGMKFGTNHPMGPLELADFIGLDVCLAILKVLHGGLGDTKYAPCPLLVQYVDAGRLGRKRGIGVYDYRNAPGATRPSSRL